A stretch of the Ferrimicrobium sp. genome encodes the following:
- the csrA gene encoding carbon storage regulator CsrA produces MLVLTRKASQSIVIGNDIVITILDVHRDQVRVGIEAPRDVDVHRQEIFDALQASNRDAAQSAEKIQPSQEKE; encoded by the coding sequence GTGCTGGTATTGACCAGAAAGGCCAGTCAGAGTATCGTGATCGGAAACGACATCGTCATCACGATCCTGGATGTCCATCGCGACCAGGTGCGTGTCGGCATCGAGGCGCCTCGTGATGTTGATGTCCACCGCCAAGAGATATTCGATGCGCTTCAGGCATCAAATCGTGATGCAGCCCAGTCAGCTGAGAAGATTCAACCCTCCCAAGAGAAGGAGTAG
- a CDS encoding flagellar assembly protein FliW, which translates to MSQVTEETTRTERVLSLPLSFPIGLPGFEGHHSFVLGALGPEYGPYLGLRSTQEDGPSFVIAQPSELGIEMAVDIDDFHQSLLGIKDAGEVLVMLIATLDAEGGLPTVNTQAPLVINVTNWRSAQILQNNQAYSMHEAVEVPLRDRSRIVNGNDPHE; encoded by the coding sequence ATGAGTCAAGTCACCGAAGAGACAACCCGTACTGAGCGGGTGCTGAGTTTGCCGCTGAGTTTTCCAATAGGACTACCTGGCTTTGAAGGGCACCATAGCTTTGTGCTGGGCGCTCTCGGACCAGAGTATGGCCCGTATCTTGGCCTGCGCTCAACGCAGGAGGACGGACCAAGTTTCGTGATCGCACAACCGAGTGAGTTGGGGATCGAGATGGCCGTCGATATTGATGACTTTCATCAGTCGCTGCTGGGGATCAAGGACGCCGGCGAGGTACTTGTCATGTTGATCGCGACTCTTGATGCCGAAGGTGGGCTCCCAACGGTGAATACCCAGGCACCCTTAGTCATCAACGTGACGAACTGGCGTAGTGCGCAGATTCTCCAGAACAACCAGGCGTATAGCATGCACGAAGCGGTGGAGGTACCTTTGCGAGACCGATCACGGATCGTCAACGGGAATGACCCTCATGAATGA
- the flgK gene encoding flagellar hook-associated protein FlgK gives MSGGSLSIALSGLDAAQTGLDTVSENISNANTPGYLKETASFANQQTPGDPIGNGVTVTGILQSSNSFNRQLELSANGSQSYANQMQSLLTSAQASFNEPSSNGIAEQMNTMFNDFSNVADTPSQPAAYLQLQASAQNVATAIHQAAANLTATYNQASTAATTLVGTINSQLQQVASINTQLASTSLTPGASNTLVDQQNQVIDKLASELGVTSIPGHAGQTTLLIGGVALVQGGQASQITFTPGSGLATGSTTGDATVTLASSGTSVPVSSGTLGATLAALNSNLPKYMNSLNQLASSLVVRVNNSTSNGGSSTTGLTTPLFGYGQGASFSAPTTPTTSAQVNASTFMVNPQFASSYLASGTSSLAGDGTTFQQIANLQTATTGPTGEWATSVAQAGLDVQNATANATNATNVYNQAYSAEQSVSGVSVNSQLVNLVNYQQQYQAAAKVISTVAATLQSLIQDV, from the coding sequence ATGAGTGGCGGTTCGCTCTCCATTGCGCTCTCTGGCCTCGATGCCGCACAGACCGGCCTCGACACCGTCAGTGAGAATATCTCCAACGCCAACACCCCTGGCTATCTCAAAGAAACAGCATCGTTTGCGAACCAGCAGACCCCTGGGGATCCCATTGGTAACGGCGTAACGGTCACCGGTATCCTCCAATCCTCCAATAGCTTCAACCGGCAACTCGAGCTCTCGGCTAATGGTTCCCAGAGTTATGCGAATCAGATGCAGTCACTGTTGACGAGCGCCCAAGCCTCCTTCAACGAGCCGAGTTCGAACGGGATCGCTGAACAGATGAATACGATGTTCAATGATTTCTCCAATGTTGCTGATACACCGTCGCAGCCTGCCGCCTATCTGCAGCTGCAAGCTTCTGCACAGAACGTGGCCACCGCCATCCACCAGGCAGCGGCAAATCTCACCGCTACCTACAATCAGGCTTCAACTGCGGCAACGACGTTAGTTGGCACGATCAACTCCCAGCTCCAGCAGGTTGCCTCCATCAACACCCAACTCGCTAGTACCTCGCTGACACCCGGTGCCTCTAACACTCTTGTTGATCAACAAAACCAGGTGATCGACAAACTTGCCAGTGAGCTTGGCGTCACCTCGATCCCTGGGCATGCAGGCCAGACCACTCTTCTTATCGGTGGAGTGGCGTTGGTGCAGGGTGGACAGGCATCTCAAATCACTTTTACGCCAGGCTCGGGTCTCGCAACTGGATCTACTACTGGTGATGCAACCGTCACCTTGGCCTCCTCTGGCACGTCGGTGCCGGTCAGTAGTGGCACACTTGGTGCAACGCTTGCTGCCCTTAATTCCAATCTACCAAAGTACATGAATTCCTTGAACCAATTAGCAAGCAGCCTGGTAGTGAGGGTCAATAACTCCACCAGCAACGGAGGATCCTCAACTACTGGTCTCACGACACCGCTCTTTGGATACGGTCAAGGGGCCTCTTTCTCGGCACCAACGACTCCGACTACCTCAGCTCAGGTCAATGCATCGACCTTTATGGTTAATCCTCAGTTTGCGTCGAGCTACCTAGCCTCTGGCACGAGCTCACTGGCAGGTGATGGTACCACGTTTCAGCAGATCGCCAATCTTCAGACCGCCACAACTGGTCCTACTGGAGAGTGGGCAACGTCGGTTGCACAGGCGGGGCTGGACGTCCAAAACGCTACCGCGAACGCGACCAATGCGACCAACGTCTATAACCAAGCCTACAGTGCGGAACAATCGGTCTCTGGGGTGTCGGTCAACTCCCAACTCGTCAACCTCGTCAACTACCAACAGCAGTACCAGGCAGCGGCCAAGGTGATCTCAACGGTAGCTGCGACCCTGCAATCACTCATACAAGATGTTTAG
- a CDS encoding type IV secretory system conjugative DNA transfer family protein: MKTVLVLAVAIALWLFGSQRGERTPPSSGQLRGGYRRLQRPESGLRLRVGSPVGIPANRLRIQLSRHRRVSIVDDHSLLVVGPTRSGKTTGVVVPNLLSFPGSLVATSVKADLLTPGVLASRAAKGRLIIIGDPERATHRWDLVGETPGRREAASMAHALVLAQPSYALTSGDTHFWYQLAEPVVAGVLRASHDTGAPMLGWLDDPGELYRSLCAQGERGLAEQVLATCALEDRQRDSVLLTARGLLGPLAREDTTLPGFRVLDLFDGVPSSMFLVASAGEQEFHSLLFALMLSRIVVTALEGGHAQPMLLCLDELANLAPIPNLDRLAAIGIGQGVRLISIVQDLAQLEHRYGRSANSIINNHASKLFMSSTSDPITRSYLRDLSPAALASRYPILMEGSHRMTRLFTRSKTRT; encoded by the coding sequence GTGAAGACGGTCCTTGTGCTTGCGGTGGCCATCGCGCTTTGGCTCTTTGGTTCTCAGCGGGGAGAGCGGACCCCACCCTCATCGGGTCAGCTGCGTGGTGGGTATCGGCGGCTACAACGGCCAGAATCCGGCCTTAGGCTACGCGTCGGCAGTCCTGTTGGGATACCGGCGAATCGCCTTCGGATCCAGCTCTCTCGGCATCGGCGGGTTTCGATCGTCGACGACCACTCCTTGCTCGTGGTCGGTCCAACGAGGAGCGGGAAGACGACTGGCGTCGTGGTCCCCAATCTCTTGTCATTTCCCGGATCACTGGTCGCGACGTCGGTGAAGGCGGATCTGCTTACCCCGGGCGTACTCGCCAGTCGAGCAGCGAAGGGACGGCTGATCATTATCGGTGATCCCGAGCGTGCGACCCATCGTTGGGATCTGGTCGGTGAGACACCCGGTAGGCGTGAAGCCGCTTCGATGGCGCATGCGCTCGTGCTCGCTCAACCCTCGTACGCCTTGACAAGCGGGGATACACACTTTTGGTATCAGCTGGCAGAGCCCGTGGTGGCTGGTGTGCTGCGCGCCTCACATGACACCGGAGCGCCAATGCTCGGTTGGCTTGACGATCCAGGGGAGCTCTATCGGAGTCTCTGTGCCCAAGGGGAGCGTGGATTGGCTGAGCAGGTGTTGGCGACGTGTGCCTTGGAGGATCGCCAACGTGACTCGGTCCTCCTCACCGCACGAGGACTGCTTGGACCGCTGGCCCGTGAGGACACAACCTTACCTGGCTTTCGGGTCCTCGATCTCTTCGATGGAGTGCCCAGCTCAATGTTCCTAGTGGCCAGTGCGGGAGAACAGGAGTTCCATTCTCTGCTCTTTGCATTGATGCTCTCGCGTATCGTCGTGACAGCGCTTGAGGGAGGACACGCACAGCCGATGCTGTTGTGCTTGGACGAACTCGCCAACCTCGCACCGATTCCGAACTTAGATCGCCTGGCGGCAATCGGTATTGGGCAAGGAGTGCGCTTGATCTCGATCGTGCAGGACCTTGCCCAGCTTGAACACCGTTATGGACGCTCGGCGAACTCGATCATCAACAACCATGCGAGCAAGCTCTTTATGAGCTCGACCTCGGATCCCATTACGCGCAGCTATCTGCGCGATTTGTCCCCGGCAGCGTTGGCGTCTCGTTACCCGATCCTCATGGAGGGGTCACACCGGATGACACGGCTCTTCACACGCTCGAAAACGAGAACTTAG